One Hyalangium gracile genomic window carries:
- a CDS encoding YciI family protein, whose amino-acid sequence MLGRPDFAMTMTPDEQATMRAHGEFLQSQLAAGTLVVAGPVPDPAGVFGLGVFEAESLDALRRLLDGDPAQVIGRYELAPMGPTVVRPARPQGA is encoded by the coding sequence ATGCTCGGTCGTCCCGACTTCGCGATGACCATGACCCCCGACGAGCAGGCCACGATGCGGGCGCATGGCGAGTTCCTCCAGAGCCAGCTCGCCGCCGGCACGCTCGTGGTGGCGGGCCCGGTGCCCGACCCGGCGGGTGTCTTCGGCCTGGGCGTCTTCGAGGCGGAGTCCCTGGACGCGCTCCGCCGCCTGCTCGATGGCGATCCGGCTCAGGTGATCGGGCGCTACGAGCTCGCGCCCATGGGCCCGACCGTCGTCAGGCCGGCCCGCCCCCAGGGCGCGTAG
- a CDS encoding carboxymuconolactone decarboxylase family protein, translated as MTATARLNWLEVAPAGAKALFGIHHYITHETDLPEELIHLVFLRVSQINGCAHCIDMHTRDLLKTMAADKVTLVPVWAEVPHLFPDQYRAALAWAEEVTLVSETHASDEAYAAAAAAFEPKDLVDLTITIAAMNAFNRLGAPFRLPVKAKP; from the coding sequence ATGACCGCGACTGCACGTTTGAACTGGCTTGAAGTGGCGCCAGCTGGCGCGAAGGCGCTGTTCGGCATCCACCACTACATCACCCATGAAACTGATCTACCCGAGGAGCTGATCCACCTTGTCTTCCTGCGCGTCTCGCAGATCAATGGCTGCGCGCACTGTATCGACATGCATACCCGCGACCTGCTCAAGACGATGGCCGCCGATAAGGTGACACTCGTACCGGTGTGGGCGGAAGTGCCGCATCTGTTTCCCGACCAATATCGCGCGGCACTGGCGTGGGCCGAGGAGGTCACGCTGGTTAGCGAAACTCATGCGTCGGACGAGGCTTATGCCGCAGCCGCGGCGGCGTTCGAGCCCAAGGACCTGGTCGATCTCACCATTACAATCGCGGCGATGAACGCCTTCAACCGGCTCGGTGCGCCGTTCCGCCTTCCGGTGAAGGCAAAGCCCTGA